From the Pirellulales bacterium genome, the window AGGAACCGGAAAACCTGGCGAAGGTCGACGGCGAAATGTTGCGGATCGCCGGCGTAGCCGGCGCAATGCCGATTCTGGAAGCGGCTCTACTCGATCAAGCGCGGCGCGATCCATCGGGCGCGCTGGCTGCAGCTTTGACCGAGCGCGGCGTGGCGATCACCGCAGTGCCAGGCCCGCAATAGTTACGCGGCTCTACACCGTCGCGTGCGCTTCGACAAACGTGGCAATCTTTTTGGCCACGGTTGGGGGATCTTCGACCAAAAGGAAATGCCCCAGGTCTGGCAACTCGTGGTACTCGGCACGCGGGCAGCGGCGGGCTAATTCGCGTCCCATTTCGACATGCGCGATGGGGTCACTATCGGCCCACACGAATTGCACGGGGGTCGTTGCGAGTTCCATTGCGCCGATCCAGCGGTCGGCGTGCAAATATCGCTCGCGCATGTAGCCCCCCAGGGCCGGCAAGCGCAGATGCCCATCCTGGTAGCGCAACAGCTCTTCCATCACTTGCGCGTCGGCGGGCGTAATTACCTCAGGCTTTTGCATCAGCCCGCTCAAAGCGTGGACGTAAATGCCGGGCATCACTTCGGTGCAGAAGGCGATCGCCTGTGGCAGCGTCGCATTGTTGGCCATCAACTCTTGAAAGGGGGTGATCTTGGCCAGCCATTGCAGCATGCTGCCATTGAGAAACGTCGACGTCAGGAGCCGAAAACCCAATCGTCCTTCGGCCTGCCGGGCCAGCAACTCGTCGTGAACGCTCGTGCCCATGTCGTGGCTAACGACGTGCGCGGCTGTGACGTCTAGTTTATGTAGCAGCGCCTCGATTAGGTCCGCCTGTTGAAACAGAGAATAGCCGAAAGCCTCGGGCTTGTCGGACAAGCCGAAGCCGAGAAAGTCAGGCGCGATGGTACGGAAATGGGGGCTGAGATGCTCAGCTACGCCCCGCCAGTCATGGCACGAAGTTGGATAGCCGTGCAGCAGGAGCACGGTACGCGTGTTTTCGTCGCACACTACCGGCTGGCGCTCAAAGTAAAAAATCTTGCGGCCAGCGATTGATGCGTACCGGCCGGTCTTTGACCAAATTTTCGTGATATCTGAAAGAGTTTGATCGTCCAACAAAGAACCCTCCCACGAGCAAGGGAATCGTGTCGCGATTCTACACTTACTCGGGAGGGAAGTCGCAAGGCCTTATGATTGGCTTTGCGGTAATACTACCTCGCCGCCCCCTTTTCCTTCGCTGCGGCCGCCTGGTGGCCCATGTGGGCTACCATCTCTTTGCAACTGGCGGCGCAGGTCCGGCATTCTTTCGCGCAGCGGGCAAGTTGCTCGTCGTCGCCGTGCTTTTCGCATTCGGTCGCACACATTTCACAGGCGGCCGCGCAAGCGGTGCAACCAATGTTCATCAGCGGGCTCGCCCGGCCAATCAGCTTGGCCGAGTTTGCACAAAATTCCTGACAGTCGATTGCGACGTGCATCGCGTCAAGCAGTTTGCCCGACCCTTGCGACTTTTCGTAACAATAGTGGGCCGTCATGTTGCATTCGTTCATGCAACTGGCGCAGGTATCCATGCATTTTTGCAAGTGGTCGCCGTGATGCGAATGTTCATGCCCTTTGTCATCTTTGTCGGCCGCCAAGGCATTCGCTTTAACAAAGGCCATCGACGCTGCTCCAGCAGCCACGGTGCCTAGCATGTGACGACGATCCATGATCCCCTCCTTTTTAGTTACAGGTTTCGCCTGAGATCGTTCTGAATTAGTCCTGCCGAGACTGCTCGTTCGCCTTACAGACTGGACGGCAGCGATCCAGTATTCTTCATCGCCGTTGAACGTCGGGGCGCGACTTATAGCCGATTCTCTTTTCGAAACCAGCGCACTGACTGCAGCAGCGCCCTGCTTCCCCGATACGCACTCAAAGGCTATGCAACTGCGGTGCCAAGGCAGAATGCCCTTGCCTTCGATGGTACAATGAACGGCTGTCAGGCCACCTCCTTTTCCGTTCATTAGTCGCCGCATGCGCAACGCCCCGCGGATCTGCCGTCGTGAGTTTCTCGGCCGCAGCTCGGCTATGCTGGCGGCACCCTGCTTCGCTTCGGCTGCAGCCCTAGGGCTATCTGGCTGCCACCGCCCAGCGGCAAATGAACGCGTTACGGTCGGCGTGATTGGCCTGGGCGCGCAAGGTTTCGACAACCTGCGGCAAATGCTGCGTTTGTCGGACGTACAGGTCGTGGCCGTTTGCGACATCGATCCGCTGCACTATCGCGATAACGAGTGGGAGAAAGGGCCTCCCTACGGCCGCGATCCTGCCAAGGAGCACGTCGAGCGGCATTATGCTGGCCAGCAGAAGTCCGGCGAGTACGCGGGTTGCGCCGCGATCACCGATTTTCGAGATCTATGTGGCCGGCCCGACATTGATGCGATCGTAGTTTCGACGCCGGATCATTGGCACGCTTTGTGCGCGCTCGAAGCGCTGCGCAGCGGCAAAGATGTGTACGGCGAGAAGCCGCTTACCCATTTGTTCGACGAGGCGCGAGTGCTGTGCGACGAGGTGGCCCGTCGCAACGCCATCTTTCAAACGGGCACACAGCAGCGGTCGATGCCGGTGTTTCGCCGGGCCGTGGAAATCGTGCGCAATGGCCACCTGGGACGCATCGAGCGTGTCGAGGTGGGGCTGCCTGACGGTTACGACAAACCGATGGGAGACGCCACGGTCACGGAGCCACCGGCCCGACTCGACTACGAGATGTGGACCGGCCCGGCGCCGCTGCTGTCCTATATGCGCGCCCGACATCATCGCTGGTGGCGCGGCCATCGGGCCTACGGTGGCGGAACGTTGATGGACTGGATTGGGCACCATAATGACATTGCCGAATGGGGGCTGGGACCCGAGCAAGCGAAACT encodes:
- a CDS encoding alpha/beta hydrolase, which codes for MLLLHGYPTSCHDWRGVAEHLSPHFRTIAPDFLGFGLSDKPEAFGYSLFQQADLIEALLHKLDVTAAHVVSHDMGTSVHDELLARQAEGRLGFRLLTSTFLNGSMLQWLAKITPFQELMANNATLPQAIAFCTEVMPGIYVHALSGLMQKPEVITPADAQVMEELLRYQDGHLRLPALGGYMRERYLHADRWIGAMELATTPVQFVWADSDPIAHVEMGRELARRCPRAEYHELPDLGHFLLVEDPPTVAKKIATFVEAHATV
- a CDS encoding Gfo/Idh/MocA family oxidoreductase, with protein sequence MLAAPCFASAAALGLSGCHRPAANERVTVGVIGLGAQGFDNLRQMLRLSDVQVVAVCDIDPLHYRDNEWEKGPPYGRDPAKEHVERHYAGQQKSGEYAGCAAITDFRDLCGRPDIDAIVVSTPDHWHALCALEALRSGKDVYGEKPLTHLFDEARVLCDEVARRNAIFQTGTQQRSMPVFRRAVEIVRNGHLGRIERVEVGLPDGYDKPMGDATVTEPPARLDYEMWTGPAPLLSYMRARHHRWWRGHRAYGGGTLMDWIGHHNDIAEWGLGPEQAKLSRVEAVGWTFPEMDIYNTPVHFDIRCQYTGGVESSISDRHEQGTKWIGERGWLFVTRSIIKASDPRWQAPDFNVGSFHVGASAGHHRNFIDSVKSRQRAIAPPEVAWQSITPGFLGYVSQCLGRPVSWDASRRTVIDDAEAEQLLNAVEYRGPWKL